Proteins co-encoded in one Stenotrophomonas maltophilia genomic window:
- a CDS encoding alpha/beta hydrolase has product MHKPLFPVAPGETACLELDGPAGPLEVVVDLPKADVPAQPIVAVICHPLSTEGGTLHNKVVTMTATTLRELGIATVRFNFRSVGASAGEFDHGAGEQDDLKAVVAWVRSQRSDDRLWLAGFSFGSFVSLKAAGELQPEALISIAPPAGRWDFDGVQPPARWLVIQGEQDEIVDPQAVYQWLDTLGAPHELVRMPDTSHFFHRKLIDLRGALTHGVKHWLGAAA; this is encoded by the coding sequence ATGCACAAGCCCTTGTTCCCCGTCGCCCCCGGCGAAACCGCCTGCCTCGAACTGGACGGCCCGGCCGGTCCGCTGGAAGTGGTCGTCGACCTGCCCAAGGCCGATGTGCCGGCGCAGCCGATCGTGGCCGTCATCTGCCATCCGCTGTCCACCGAAGGCGGCACCCTGCACAACAAGGTGGTCACCATGACCGCCACCACCCTGCGCGAGCTGGGCATCGCCACGGTGCGCTTCAACTTCCGCAGCGTGGGCGCCTCGGCCGGTGAGTTCGACCACGGCGCAGGCGAGCAGGACGACCTGAAGGCCGTCGTCGCCTGGGTGCGCAGCCAGCGCTCGGACGATCGCCTGTGGCTGGCCGGCTTCAGCTTCGGGTCGTTCGTTTCGCTGAAGGCGGCAGGTGAACTGCAGCCGGAGGCGCTGATCTCGATCGCACCGCCTGCTGGCCGCTGGGATTTCGACGGCGTGCAACCGCCGGCACGCTGGCTGGTGATCCAGGGCGAGCAGGACGAGATCGTCGACCCGCAGGCGGTCTACCAGTGGCTGGACACCCTGGGCGCACCGCACGAACTGGTGCGCATGCCCGACACCAGCCACTTCTTCCACCGCAAGCTGATCGACCTGCGCGGCGCGCTCACCCACGGCGTCAAGCACTGGCTGGGCGCGGCAGCATGA
- a CDS encoding EamA/RhaT family transporter, with the protein MLYLSLAVICSVLVSVLLKVAGRRQLDVAQMVTWNYLVAATLTAVVLQPPLDALRAPHAPWLSLLALAVVLPSIFLVLGRAVAVAGIVRSDVAQRLSLLLSLAAAFLFFGQTATPWKLAGLALGLVAMVAISLRPRGPAMAASPGGWGWLLGVWGGFAVVDVLLKQVALSGTPSMAAVLASFSVAFVLMLALQLWRHFSGRSRLAWRNLGAGALLGLLNGGNILFYVHAHQAMPDSPATVFAGMNIGVVVLGALVGVFAFGEATTRWNRAGLALAVLAIGLIAWG; encoded by the coding sequence ATGCTCTACCTGTCCCTGGCTGTGATCTGCAGTGTGCTGGTTTCGGTGTTGTTGAAGGTGGCCGGACGCCGCCAGCTGGATGTCGCGCAGATGGTCACCTGGAACTACCTGGTGGCGGCAACGCTCACGGCCGTGGTGCTGCAACCACCGTTGGACGCGCTGCGCGCGCCGCATGCGCCGTGGCTGTCGCTGCTGGCGCTGGCGGTGGTGCTGCCGTCGATCTTCCTGGTGCTGGGCCGCGCGGTGGCGGTGGCCGGCATCGTCCGCAGTGATGTGGCGCAGCGGCTGTCGCTGCTGCTGTCGCTGGCCGCGGCGTTCCTGTTCTTCGGCCAGACCGCTACGCCGTGGAAGCTGGCCGGCCTGGCGCTGGGCCTGGTCGCCATGGTGGCGATCAGCCTGCGCCCGCGCGGCCCGGCGATGGCGGCCTCGCCCGGCGGCTGGGGCTGGCTGCTGGGCGTATGGGGCGGGTTTGCCGTGGTCGACGTGCTGCTGAAGCAGGTGGCGCTGTCCGGTACGCCATCGATGGCGGCGGTGCTGGCCAGCTTCAGCGTGGCCTTCGTGCTGATGCTGGCGCTGCAGCTGTGGCGGCATTTCAGTGGCCGCAGCCGGCTGGCCTGGCGCAACCTCGGCGCGGGTGCACTGCTGGGCCTGCTCAATGGCGGCAACATTCTTTTCTATGTGCACGCGCACCAGGCGATGCCGGACAGCCCGGCCACCGTGTTTGCCGGCATGAACATCGGCGTGGTGGTACTGGGTGCGCTGGTGGGTGTATTCGCCTTCGGCGAGGCCACCACGAGGTGGAACCGCGCCGGCCTGGCGCTGGCGGTGCTGGCGATCGGGTTGATCGCCTGGGGGTGA